A single genomic interval of Microbacterium sp. BLY harbors:
- a CDS encoding siderophore-interacting protein: MSAESTTTERPTYILTRAEVRAVERVSPSFVRVTLGGDELSDLGTPGEVYDSRIKLVFPPASGVLAEIDRSTDDWWGSYLAVPEEERGSMRTYSIRALRIADDGRTEVDVDFVLHLEPGLTGPASRWASTAAVGQELWLVGPRRGVLAHGGAEYQPGAATSVVLVGDETAAPAIARILEDAPRDLRGVAFIEVPSPADVLAIDVPAGVDVHWLPRDAGDPHGLRLIPAVLEYLGDDDAADEIRVADIEGEDLLWETPAYSGLGEEIAREDDPAGRYFWIAGESGVVTTLRRHLVKDLGVDRAQVAFMGYWRRGVAMRG, translated from the coding sequence ATGTCCGCTGAGTCCACCACGACGGAGCGCCCCACCTACATCCTCACCCGCGCCGAGGTGCGCGCCGTCGAGCGCGTCTCCCCGTCGTTCGTGCGGGTGACCCTCGGCGGCGACGAGCTCAGCGACCTGGGAACGCCCGGCGAGGTGTACGACAGCCGCATCAAGCTCGTCTTCCCGCCCGCGTCCGGCGTGCTCGCCGAGATCGACCGGTCCACGGACGACTGGTGGGGCTCGTACCTGGCCGTCCCGGAGGAGGAGCGCGGCTCGATGCGCACCTACTCCATCCGCGCGCTGCGGATCGCCGACGACGGCCGCACGGAGGTCGACGTCGACTTCGTGCTGCACCTCGAGCCCGGCCTCACCGGTCCGGCCTCGCGCTGGGCGAGCACGGCCGCGGTGGGGCAGGAGCTGTGGCTCGTCGGTCCGCGGCGGGGTGTCCTGGCGCACGGCGGAGCGGAGTATCAGCCGGGGGCGGCGACCTCGGTCGTCCTCGTCGGCGACGAGACGGCGGCCCCCGCCATCGCCCGCATCCTGGAGGACGCCCCGCGCGACCTCCGCGGGGTCGCGTTCATCGAGGTGCCGTCGCCCGCCGACGTGCTGGCGATCGACGTGCCGGCCGGGGTGGACGTGCACTGGCTGCCCCGGGACGCCGGGGACCCCCACGGCCTGCGCCTCATCCCCGCGGTGCTCGAGTACCTGGGTGACGACGACGCCGCGGACGAGATCCGGGTCGCCGACATCGAGGGGGAGGACCTGCTCTGGGAGACGCCGGCGTACTCGGGACTCGGGGAGGAGATCGCCCGGGAGGACGACCCCGCCGGTCGCTACTTCTGGATCGCGGGCGAGAGCGGTGTCGTGACGACGCTGCGCCGGCACCTCGTGAAGGACCTCGGGGTCGACCGCGCGCAGGTCGCGTTCATGGGCTACTGGCGCCGCGGCGTCGCGATGCGGGGCTGA
- a CDS encoding ABC transporter ATP-binding protein has product MTDTIDRHGLAGESLVLAYGRTRVVHDVSLRLAPGRVTALIGPNGSGKSTVLRALARLHRIEAGTVRIGGAESRDAAALSAKEFAKTVAMLSQSRPHPSGIEVADVVAYGRHPHRGRFSGVSDADRAAVARALALTGLSAMAARPVDQLSGGELQRVWLATALAQDTGVLLLDEPTNHLDLRYQVETLDLVRELADDHGTALGVVLHDLDHAASVADDVVLMHRGRVHAAGAPAEVLTGENLSHVYGLRIDTALDEETGLVRVRPRGRHHGRLRTPSAS; this is encoded by the coding sequence ATGACCGACACCATCGATCGCCACGGCCTGGCGGGGGAATCCCTCGTCCTCGCCTACGGCCGCACGCGCGTCGTGCACGACGTCTCCCTGCGCCTCGCGCCGGGGCGGGTGACCGCGCTGATCGGACCGAACGGCAGCGGCAAGTCGACCGTCCTGCGGGCCCTCGCGCGACTGCACCGCATCGAGGCGGGAACCGTGCGGATCGGCGGCGCGGAGTCTCGCGACGCCGCCGCCCTCTCCGCCAAGGAGTTCGCGAAGACGGTCGCGATGCTGTCGCAGTCCCGGCCGCACCCGTCCGGGATCGAGGTCGCCGATGTCGTCGCCTACGGCCGGCACCCGCACCGCGGACGCTTCTCCGGCGTGAGCGACGCCGACCGGGCCGCCGTGGCGCGCGCCCTCGCCCTCACCGGTCTGTCGGCCATGGCCGCCCGCCCGGTGGACCAGCTCTCGGGCGGCGAGCTGCAGCGCGTCTGGCTGGCGACCGCGCTCGCTCAGGACACCGGGGTGCTGCTGCTGGATGAGCCGACCAACCACCTCGACCTGCGGTACCAGGTGGAGACCCTCGACCTGGTGCGCGAGCTCGCCGACGACCACGGCACCGCGCTCGGCGTCGTGCTGCACGATCTCGATCACGCCGCCTCGGTCGCCGACGACGTCGTGCTGATGCACCGCGGGCGGGTGCACGCGGCGGGGGCTCCCGCCGAGGTGCTCACCGGCGAGAACCTGTCGCACGTGTACGGCCTGCGCATCGACACCGCCCTCGACGAGGAGACCGGACTGGTGCGGGTGCGTCCGCGCGGCCGCCATCACGGTCGCCTCCGCACTCCCTCCGCCTCCTGA
- a CDS encoding iron-siderophore ABC transporter substrate-binding protein: MKKTPLAALALGGALTLALAGCGTTQTPSAEGSDAPTSTSAGCADDTTSTSTGAVSVTDDLGRTVELDKPAERIAVLEWQQIEDALSLCVTPVAVADAEGYSTWVTAEELPEGVVDVGTRQEPNLETLFGTDPDLVIVEVSAADDPIVAQLEAYDVPVLATVGADAKDPIAKMLNTFDLIAQVTGREERADVVTAEFQEHLDTAKAELADRDLATTDFVFFDGWVDGGNVALRPFGQGSLVGEVGEELGLTNAWTGEVDPVYGLGQTDVEGMTTVGDANLFYTGTEAPDSESFVDALADNPAWTSLPAVAEDRLTAFPAGIWTFGGPRSTGQIIDGYLEVLAK; encoded by the coding sequence ATGAAGAAGACCCCCCTCGCCGCCCTCGCCCTCGGCGGTGCCCTCACCCTCGCGCTCGCCGGCTGCGGCACCACGCAGACGCCGTCCGCCGAGGGGTCGGACGCCCCGACCTCGACGAGCGCGGGCTGCGCCGACGACACCACGAGCACCTCGACCGGGGCGGTCTCCGTCACCGACGACCTCGGCCGCACGGTCGAGCTCGACAAGCCGGCCGAACGCATCGCGGTGCTCGAGTGGCAGCAGATCGAGGACGCGCTGTCGCTGTGCGTGACGCCGGTCGCGGTGGCCGATGCCGAGGGCTACAGCACCTGGGTCACGGCCGAGGAGCTGCCGGAGGGCGTCGTCGACGTGGGCACCCGTCAGGAGCCGAACCTGGAGACGCTGTTCGGGACCGACCCCGACCTCGTGATCGTCGAGGTCAGCGCCGCGGACGACCCCATCGTCGCGCAGCTCGAGGCCTACGACGTGCCCGTGCTCGCGACGGTCGGCGCCGATGCGAAGGACCCGATCGCCAAGATGCTGAACACGTTCGACCTCATCGCGCAGGTGACCGGCCGCGAGGAGCGCGCCGACGTCGTCACCGCGGAGTTCCAGGAGCACCTCGACACCGCGAAGGCCGAGCTCGCCGACCGCGATCTCGCGACCACCGACTTCGTGTTCTTCGACGGCTGGGTCGACGGCGGCAACGTGGCGCTGCGTCCGTTCGGCCAGGGCTCGCTCGTCGGTGAGGTGGGCGAGGAGCTCGGGCTGACGAACGCCTGGACCGGCGAGGTCGACCCCGTGTACGGCCTCGGCCAGACCGATGTCGAAGGCATGACGACGGTCGGCGACGCGAACCTCTTCTACACGGGCACCGAGGCCCCGGACTCCGAGAGCTTCGTCGACGCCCTCGCGGACAACCCCGCCTGGACGTCGCTCCCCGCGGTGGCGGAGGACCGGCTGACCGCATTCCCGGCCGGCATCTGGACCTTCGGCGGCCCGCGCTCGACCGGGCAGATCATCGACGGGTACCTCGAGGTGCTCGCGAAGTGA
- a CDS encoding iron ABC transporter permease, whose amino-acid sequence MTETLRLDTTATAEPAGPASAVPAEAEGQKPALWTGVGVLVALAAVLVAVACWHLTQGTSGAVFADTDVLWGSRVPRLAAGVAVGVALGVAGMLLQSLARNALASPDTLGVTAGAYLAVTALAAFGIAVPVWASGAVAFAGGIVAAGIVLGLAGGAGSSTTRLILAGTALALAFQAATSTLLILFDEETKGLLAWGSGSLSQLGLTAFLQAAPVVVVVTVLALLLARRLDILSLGDDTASSLGVPIRSTRAIGILLAVTLTAVAVTLAGPMGFVGLCAPVLARLLTRVVPSLNRHVLLLPAAGLLGALVVILADALLRALIGAEAAILIPTGVATTLLGAIVLVLMARRLRDAGPTREPPRVRFGVRSRRRFRITLALVALGLIGVLLLGLLAGHTWLLTGDIALWLQGQAPAPIAFALDERAPRIVAAVVAGAALALSGTVIQGVSRNPLADPSILGVTGGGGLGAVLVLTSITSSTGGLIAGAVTGSLLAFALVYLLSWRGGLNADRFLLIGIGVSYFTVSLTTFFLLRSNPWDTPKIYTWLSGTTYGRVWEQIVPLAIVLVIAVPFVAMSRRELDVLSLDEDTPRLVGIRLEPVRLTLLLVAAVLAALSVTAIGVIGFVGLVAPHAARALVGARHSRVIPTAVLLGGLLVGIADTIGRTVIAPAQLPAGLVVALIGAPYFVWLLWRSR is encoded by the coding sequence GTGACGGAGACCCTCCGCCTCGACACGACGGCGACCGCGGAGCCCGCCGGCCCGGCGTCCGCCGTCCCCGCGGAGGCGGAGGGGCAGAAGCCCGCGCTGTGGACGGGCGTCGGCGTGCTCGTCGCTCTCGCCGCGGTGCTGGTGGCGGTCGCCTGCTGGCACCTCACGCAGGGCACGAGCGGCGCGGTGTTCGCCGACACCGACGTCCTCTGGGGATCGCGGGTGCCGCGGCTCGCCGCCGGCGTCGCGGTGGGCGTCGCGCTCGGCGTCGCCGGCATGCTGCTGCAGTCCCTCGCCCGCAACGCCCTCGCGTCGCCGGACACGCTGGGTGTGACCGCCGGGGCCTACCTCGCCGTCACGGCGCTCGCCGCGTTCGGGATCGCCGTGCCGGTGTGGGCCTCCGGGGCGGTGGCGTTCGCGGGCGGCATCGTCGCCGCGGGCATCGTGCTCGGGCTGGCCGGCGGCGCAGGGTCGTCCACGACCCGCCTCATCCTCGCCGGCACCGCGCTGGCGCTCGCCTTCCAGGCCGCGACCTCGACCCTCCTCATCCTGTTCGACGAGGAGACCAAGGGACTGCTGGCGTGGGGGAGCGGGAGTCTGTCGCAGCTCGGACTCACCGCGTTCCTGCAGGCGGCGCCGGTCGTCGTGGTCGTCACGGTGCTCGCACTCCTGCTCGCGCGGCGCCTCGACATCCTGTCGCTGGGGGACGACACCGCGTCGTCGCTCGGGGTGCCGATCCGGTCGACCAGGGCCATCGGGATCCTCCTCGCGGTCACCCTGACGGCGGTCGCGGTGACCCTCGCCGGGCCGATGGGCTTCGTCGGGCTGTGCGCGCCGGTGCTCGCGCGCCTGCTGACCCGGGTGGTGCCGAGCCTGAACCGCCACGTGCTGCTGCTCCCGGCGGCGGGCCTGCTCGGTGCGCTCGTCGTCATCCTCGCCGACGCGCTCCTGCGTGCCCTCATCGGCGCCGAGGCCGCGATCCTCATCCCCACCGGGGTCGCGACGACGCTGCTCGGCGCGATCGTGCTCGTGCTCATGGCCCGGCGGCTCCGCGACGCCGGACCCACGCGCGAGCCTCCGCGGGTGCGCTTCGGAGTCCGCAGCCGTCGGCGCTTCCGGATCACCCTCGCCCTCGTCGCCCTCGGCCTGATCGGGGTGCTGCTGCTCGGACTGCTCGCCGGCCACACCTGGCTGCTCACCGGCGACATCGCGCTGTGGCTGCAGGGACAGGCTCCCGCGCCCATCGCCTTCGCGCTCGACGAGCGGGCGCCGCGGATCGTGGCCGCCGTGGTCGCCGGCGCCGCGCTCGCCCTCTCCGGCACCGTGATCCAGGGCGTGAGCCGCAACCCGCTCGCGGACCCGAGCATCCTCGGCGTCACCGGCGGCGGCGGGCTCGGCGCGGTGCTGGTGCTCACGAGCATCACGTCGTCGACGGGTGGGCTGATCGCGGGGGCGGTGACGGGCTCGCTGCTCGCCTTCGCCCTGGTCTATCTGCTCTCGTGGCGGGGCGGCCTGAACGCGGACCGGTTCCTGCTGATCGGCATCGGGGTGTCGTACTTCACGGTCTCCCTCACGACCTTCTTCCTGCTGCGCTCGAATCCGTGGGACACCCCGAAGATCTACACCTGGCTCTCCGGGACGACGTACGGCCGGGTGTGGGAGCAGATCGTCCCCCTGGCGATCGTGCTCGTGATCGCGGTGCCGTTCGTGGCGATGAGCCGCCGGGAGCTCGACGTGCTGTCGCTCGATGAGGACACCCCGCGACTGGTCGGCATCCGGCTGGAGCCGGTCCGGTTGACGCTGTTGCTGGTGGCGGCCGTCCTCGCGGCGCTGAGCGTGACGGCGATCGGGGTCATCGGCTTCGTGGGGCTCGTGGCCCCGCACGCCGCCCGGGCGCTGGTGGGGGCGCGGCATTCGCGGGTGATCCCGACGGCGGTGCTCCTCGGCGGGCTGCTCGTGGGCATCGCGGACACCATCGGCCGGACGGTGATCGCCCCCGCGCAGCTTCCGGCGGGTCTCGTGGTCGCCCTGATCGGCGCCCCGTACTTCGTCTGGCTGCTCTGGCGCTCCCGCTGA
- a CDS encoding alpha/beta fold hydrolase, with the protein MGYITVGTENTTPIELYYEDQGSGQPVVLIHGYPLNGHSWERQTRELLAQGYRVITYDRRGFGQSSKVGSGYDYDTFAADLNTVLETLDLRDVVLVGFSMGTGELARYVGRYGHERVAKLAFLASLEPFLVQRDDNPEGVPQEVFDGIEAAAKGDRYAWFTQFYQDFYNLDENLGTRISQQVVDANWNLSVTSAPVAAYAVVPTWIEDFRDDVKAVAAAAKPTLILHGTKDNILPIDATARRFRQAVPEAEYVEVEGAPHGLLWTHADEVNAALTQFLAR; encoded by the coding sequence ATGGGTTACATCACCGTCGGCACCGAGAACACCACCCCGATCGAGCTCTACTACGAAGACCAGGGCAGCGGTCAGCCCGTCGTCCTGATCCACGGCTATCCGCTCAACGGCCACAGCTGGGAGCGCCAGACCCGCGAACTCCTCGCCCAGGGCTACCGCGTCATCACCTACGACCGCCGCGGGTTCGGGCAGTCGTCCAAGGTCGGCTCCGGCTACGACTACGACACCTTCGCCGCCGACCTGAACACGGTGCTCGAGACCCTCGACCTCCGCGACGTCGTGCTCGTCGGCTTCTCCATGGGCACCGGGGAGCTCGCCCGCTACGTCGGCCGCTACGGGCACGAGCGCGTCGCGAAGCTCGCCTTCCTCGCCTCGCTCGAGCCGTTCCTCGTGCAGCGCGACGACAACCCCGAGGGGGTGCCGCAGGAGGTGTTCGACGGGATCGAGGCCGCCGCCAAGGGCGACCGGTATGCCTGGTTCACGCAGTTCTACCAGGACTTCTACAACCTCGACGAGAACCTCGGCACGCGCATCAGCCAGCAGGTCGTCGACGCGAACTGGAACCTCTCGGTCACCAGCGCCCCGGTCGCCGCGTACGCCGTGGTGCCGACCTGGATCGAGGACTTCCGCGACGACGTGAAGGCCGTGGCCGCCGCCGCCAAGCCCACCCTGATCCTGCACGGCACCAAGGACAACATCCTGCCGATCGACGCGACCGCCCGCCGCTTCCGCCAGGCCGTCCCGGAGGCCGAGTACGTCGAGGTCGAGGGCGCCCCGCACGGCCTCCTCTGGACGCACGCCGACGAGGTCAACGCCGCCCTGACGCAGTTCCTGGCGCGGTAA
- a CDS encoding TetR/AcrR family transcriptional regulator codes for MTEDEARERILSAAEELYYRKGYAAVGMDELRSAAGVSLRRVYSLFPAKTDIVAAVLTRKHAEWEQGLTAAVAESGDDPRARLLAVYGYLEDWFCSEGFRGCAFINAFGELGGTSPEVADIVRAHKASFQRYMADLVAATGAPIGLAAQLSLLAEGAQSTAAIGADPDAAVHARQAAEVLIDAALARVSLT; via the coding sequence ATGACCGAAGACGAGGCCCGCGAACGCATCCTCTCCGCCGCGGAGGAGCTCTACTACCGCAAGGGGTACGCCGCGGTCGGCATGGACGAGCTGCGGTCGGCGGCCGGCGTCTCGCTCCGCCGCGTGTACTCGCTGTTCCCGGCGAAGACCGACATCGTCGCGGCCGTGCTCACCCGCAAGCACGCGGAATGGGAGCAGGGCCTCACGGCGGCGGTGGCCGAGAGCGGCGACGATCCCCGCGCCCGGCTCCTCGCGGTCTACGGCTACCTGGAGGACTGGTTCTGCAGCGAGGGCTTCCGGGGCTGTGCGTTCATCAACGCGTTCGGCGAGCTGGGGGGCACGAGTCCCGAGGTGGCCGACATCGTCCGCGCGCACAAGGCGTCGTTCCAGCGGTACATGGCGGACCTCGTCGCGGCGACGGGGGCGCCGATCGGCCTCGCCGCACAGCTCTCCCTCCTCGCTGAGGGGGCGCAGAGCACGGCGGCGATCGGGGCTGATCCGGATGCCGCGGTCCACGCGCGGCAGGCGGCCGAGGTGCTGATCGATGCCGCGCTCGCTCGCGTTTCGCTAACCTAG
- a CDS encoding TspO/MBR family protein: protein METSTKGIARQSIVIAAAVFMLIAATVGAGAFGGESVDELQNGALSAQGSYLAPAGPAFSIWSLIYAGLLAYTVWQALPAQRQDERQQAVGGWIAVSMVLNGLWLVTARYLTLWLTVLVIALLLATLARIIVLLGRFPARTLADRLLTDGANGLHFGWVTIATVANTAAWLTQTAPGIGAGAPEAWAVAVLVVVLVIGAASAWFTGRVVPALATAWGLSWLAVGRLTGEPESTPTAITAIVVAVLLVVVGTVAVLRRRRVAGTRDRAPLGR, encoded by the coding sequence ATGGAGACCTCGACGAAGGGCATCGCCCGCCAGAGCATCGTGATCGCCGCCGCCGTGTTCATGCTGATCGCGGCGACCGTCGGCGCCGGAGCGTTCGGCGGCGAATCCGTCGACGAGCTGCAGAACGGTGCCCTCTCGGCCCAGGGCTCGTACCTCGCCCCCGCCGGACCGGCCTTCTCGATCTGGTCGCTCATCTACGCGGGACTGCTCGCCTACACCGTGTGGCAGGCGCTCCCCGCCCAGCGGCAGGACGAACGCCAGCAGGCGGTCGGCGGCTGGATCGCCGTCTCGATGGTGCTGAACGGCCTCTGGCTGGTGACCGCGCGGTACCTGACGCTCTGGCTCACGGTGCTCGTGATCGCCCTCCTGCTGGCCACCCTCGCCCGCATCATCGTGCTGCTGGGGCGCTTCCCCGCCCGCACCCTCGCCGACCGCCTCCTCACCGACGGAGCGAACGGCCTCCACTTCGGCTGGGTGACGATCGCGACGGTCGCGAACACCGCCGCCTGGCTCACCCAGACCGCCCCGGGGATCGGCGCGGGCGCCCCCGAGGCGTGGGCCGTGGCCGTCCTCGTGGTCGTGCTGGTGATCGGCGCCGCCTCGGCCTGGTTCACGGGGCGGGTCGTCCCCGCGCTCGCGACCGCCTGGGGCCTGAGCTGGCTCGCGGTCGGACGTCTCACGGGTGAGCCGGAGAGCACCCCGACCGCGATCACCGCGATCGTCGTCGCGGTCCTGCTCGTCGTCGTCGGCACCGTCGCGGTGCTCCGTCGCCGTCGCGTCGCCGGCACACGCGACCGCGCGCCGCTCGGCCGCTAG
- a CDS encoding response regulator yields MKLLIADDDPQMVRALRITLAAHGYEVVVAADGAAAIAAAAQAHPDLIMLDLGMPRLDGIEVIQALRGWTNVPIIVVSGRTGSADKVEALDAGADDFVTKPFQVDELLARLRALSRRAVAANGESVVAFGDVVVDLATKTVTRAGTRVHLTPTEWRMLEHLARHPGALVTRQDLLKEIWGSAQVSDSGYLRLYMSQLRKKLEREPSAPAHLLTESGMGYRLVL; encoded by the coding sequence GTGAAGCTCCTCATCGCCGACGACGACCCCCAGATGGTGCGGGCGCTGCGGATCACGCTGGCGGCCCACGGCTACGAGGTCGTCGTGGCCGCGGACGGCGCCGCCGCGATCGCCGCGGCCGCGCAGGCGCATCCCGACCTCATCATGCTCGACCTCGGCATGCCCCGGCTCGACGGCATCGAGGTCATCCAGGCCCTCCGCGGCTGGACGAACGTGCCCATCATCGTCGTGTCGGGGCGGACGGGCTCGGCCGACAAGGTCGAGGCCCTGGATGCGGGCGCCGACGACTTCGTCACCAAACCCTTCCAGGTGGACGAGCTGCTCGCCCGGCTGCGCGCGCTGTCCCGTCGGGCGGTCGCGGCGAACGGCGAGTCGGTCGTCGCCTTCGGGGACGTCGTGGTGGATCTCGCCACGAAGACCGTCACCCGCGCGGGGACCCGGGTGCACCTGACCCCGACGGAGTGGCGGATGCTGGAGCACCTGGCCCGGCATCCCGGTGCACTGGTGACGCGGCAGGACCTCCTCAAGGAGATCTGGGGCAGCGCGCAGGTGTCGGACTCCGGCTACCTGCGGCTGTACATGTCGCAGCTGCGCAAGAAGCTCGAGCGCGAGCCCTCCGCCCCCGCGCACCTGCTCACCGAGTCGGGCATGGGGTACCGGCTGGTCCTCTAG
- a CDS encoding ATP-binding protein, whose product MSAEPPPRPATDRTRRGRLRVLLGAAPGVGKTFEMLAEGRRLRDEGRDVVIAIVETHGRAATAALTAGLPEVPRREDAHRGVTLSELDLDAVLARAPEIALVDEFAHTNAPGSRNRQRWQDVEELLDAGIDVVTTVNVQHIESLNAVVEKITGIAQRETIPDAVVRAADEIEVVDLAPQTLRDRLAAGLVYPAERIDAALSHYFRLGNLTALRELALLWLADEVDSALRTYRAEQGIAGAWQARERVVVALTGGPEGETLLRRGARIAARSAGGELLAVHVTAQDGLRGETPGALAAQRSLVESLGGTYHQVVGDDIPATLVEFAQGADATQLVIGVSRRGRLAAALTGPGIGAEVIRRSGDIDVHIVTHAAAGGRLALPRITGGALGWRRQALGFGVALVFGPLLSWLMFTFRSPESITAEVLAYQLLVVVVSLIGGIRPAVFAAVLSGITLDFLFVAPLFTITIAHPLHVLALTLYVIIAILVSVIVDQAARRARTAQRATAEAELLAAVAGNVLRGDNAVLALVSRTREAFGLSGVRLLTPAGEVLASDGEPVPDGRATTIPVGTVPGGGPRAMLELNGEPIAGPERRLLDAIVAQLAAAIEHTDLRATAREAESLAETDQVRSALLSAVSHDLRRPLASAVAAIGGLRGAHGLSDADRAELLATADESLATLSTLVTDLLDVSRVEAGVLAVSAARIDAAGPVLAAVDELGLGPGDVELALDPDLPPLHADPVLLQRVLVNVLANAHRHAPEGSRVLVSTSRLGDRAELRVIDRGEGIAPERRDRVFQPFQRFGDTDNSTGLGLGLALSRGFTEGMGGSLTPEDTPGGGLTMVISLPLAAGSSDTEGTE is encoded by the coding sequence ATGAGCGCAGAGCCGCCGCCGCGCCCCGCGACGGACAGGACCCGGCGCGGGCGACTGCGCGTGCTCCTCGGTGCCGCACCCGGCGTCGGGAAGACCTTCGAGATGCTCGCGGAGGGCCGGCGGCTGCGCGACGAGGGCCGCGACGTGGTCATCGCCATCGTCGAGACCCACGGCCGCGCCGCCACCGCGGCACTCACGGCGGGGCTGCCCGAAGTGCCGCGCCGGGAGGACGCGCATCGCGGGGTGACGCTCTCCGAACTCGACCTCGACGCGGTGCTCGCCCGCGCTCCGGAGATCGCCCTCGTCGACGAGTTCGCCCACACGAACGCGCCCGGCTCCCGCAACCGCCAGCGCTGGCAGGACGTGGAGGAGCTGCTGGACGCGGGGATCGATGTCGTCACCACCGTGAACGTGCAGCACATCGAGTCGCTGAACGCGGTCGTGGAGAAGATCACCGGCATCGCCCAGCGCGAGACCATCCCGGACGCGGTGGTCCGCGCCGCGGACGAGATCGAGGTCGTCGACCTCGCCCCGCAGACGCTCCGCGACCGCCTCGCCGCGGGTCTCGTCTACCCCGCGGAGCGCATCGACGCCGCGCTCTCGCACTACTTCCGGCTGGGCAACCTCACGGCCCTGCGGGAGCTCGCGCTGCTGTGGCTCGCGGACGAGGTGGACAGCGCGCTGCGCACCTACCGCGCCGAACAGGGCATCGCCGGAGCGTGGCAGGCCCGCGAACGCGTGGTCGTCGCCCTCACCGGCGGGCCGGAGGGCGAGACGCTGCTGCGCCGCGGGGCCCGCATCGCCGCCCGGTCCGCCGGCGGCGAGCTGCTCGCGGTGCACGTCACCGCCCAGGACGGTCTGCGCGGCGAGACCCCCGGCGCGCTCGCCGCCCAGCGCTCCCTCGTCGAGTCCCTCGGGGGCACCTACCACCAGGTGGTCGGCGACGACATCCCGGCGACGCTCGTCGAATTCGCCCAGGGCGCCGACGCCACCCAGCTCGTGATCGGCGTGAGCCGCCGCGGCCGCCTCGCCGCCGCGCTCACCGGACCGGGGATCGGCGCCGAGGTCATCCGCCGCTCGGGCGACATCGACGTGCACATCGTCACCCATGCCGCCGCCGGTGGCCGGCTCGCGCTGCCCCGCATCACCGGCGGGGCGCTCGGCTGGCGACGGCAGGCGCTGGGCTTCGGCGTCGCCCTGGTGTTCGGCCCGCTGCTGTCCTGGCTCATGTTCACGTTCCGCAGCCCGGAGTCGATCACGGCCGAGGTGCTCGCCTACCAGCTCCTCGTGGTCGTCGTCTCCCTGATCGGCGGCATCCGCCCGGCGGTGTTCGCGGCCGTGCTCTCCGGCATCACCCTCGACTTCCTCTTCGTCGCCCCGCTGTTCACGATCACGATCGCGCATCCGCTGCACGTGCTCGCCCTCACCCTGTACGTCATCATCGCGATCCTCGTGAGCGTCATCGTCGACCAGGCCGCCCGCCGCGCACGGACCGCGCAGCGCGCGACGGCCGAGGCCGAGCTGCTCGCGGCCGTCGCGGGCAACGTGCTCCGCGGCGACAACGCCGTGCTCGCCCTCGTCAGCCGCACCAGGGAGGCGTTCGGGCTCAGCGGGGTGCGGCTGCTCACGCCCGCCGGCGAGGTGCTGGCGAGCGACGGCGAGCCGGTGCCGGACGGCCGCGCCACGACCATCCCGGTCGGGACGGTGCCCGGCGGCGGGCCGCGCGCGATGCTCGAACTCAACGGCGAGCCGATCGCCGGCCCCGAGCGTCGGCTGCTCGACGCGATCGTCGCGCAGCTCGCCGCGGCCATCGAGCACACCGACCTCCGGGCGACGGCGCGCGAGGCGGAGTCGCTCGCGGAGACCGACCAGGTGCGCAGCGCGCTGCTCTCCGCCGTGAGTCACGACCTGCGGCGTCCGCTGGCCTCGGCGGTGGCGGCGATCGGCGGGCTCCGCGGCGCCCACGGTCTGTCCGACGCCGACCGCGCCGAGCTGCTGGCGACGGCGGACGAGAGCCTGGCGACGCTCTCGACGCTCGTCACCGACCTCCTCGACGTGAGCCGGGTGGAGGCGGGCGTGCTCGCCGTCTCGGCCGCGCGCATCGATGCCGCCGGGCCCGTGCTGGCAGCGGTGGACGAGCTCGGCCTCGGCCCCGGCGACGTCGAGCTGGCACTCGACCCCGATCTGCCGCCGTTGCACGCCGACCCGGTGCTGCTGCAGCGCGTGCTGGTGAACGTGCTCGCCAACGCGCACCGGCACGCGCCGGAGGGCAGCCGCGTCCTCGTGTCGACCAGCCGCCTGGGCGACCGGGCTGAGCTGCGCGTCATCGACCGCGGCGAGGGCATCGCCCCGGAGCGGCGCGATCGTGTCTTCCAGCCGTTCCAGCGCTTCGGCGACACGGACAACTCGACCGGGCTCGGACTCGGACTCGCGCTGTCGCGCGGTTTCACCGAGGGCATGGGCGGTAGCCTGACACCGGAGGACACCCCCGGGGGCGGACTCACCATGGTCATCTCCCTGCCGCTCGCCGCAGGATCTTCCGACACGGAGGGGACGGAGTGA